The following is a genomic window from Candidatus Deferrimicrobium sp..
GGGACGCAAGGGCGATGAACCCCTCCTCCGGCGAGTAGGAAACGAGTTTCTTCCCCAACAGACGCACGAGGACCAGCAGCACCCGCTCCGAGAAGGCGAAACAGAGACCTGCGATGGCGAGGAAGAGGACGGCGCACACCGCCATCCCCTTGCGGGCCTTTTCGACCTCAGCGATGATCGTGGTGACCTTGTTCTTCACGCTGCGGTATTTCCTTCGTGATGCGGAGTCCGGTCGGGTTGCGGAATCATCTTATCGCAGAGGACGGTTCACATGGAAAGGAGACTCGTCATGCCCAGGTTCGACGGCGGGTACGTGCCCCGCTCCGCGATGGCGATCTACGCACACCCCGACGACATCGAGTTCACCATCGCAGGGACGATCGCGAAATGGGCGCGGGCCGGATGCGAGGTGACCTTCGTTCTCATCACGAGCGGAAACGCCGGGACGCACGACCGGAAGTTCACCCGGAAGAGCCTCGCGCGGGTGCGGGAACGGGAGGAGAGGGAATCCGCCCGGATCCTCGGCGCCGCCCGGGTCGTCTTCCTGCATCACGGCGACTGCGAACTCGTGCCGACCCTTGCGCTGCGGAAGGAGCTGGTCCGCCGGATAAGACGGCACCGCCCCGAGGTCGTGTTGTGCAACGACCCCCAGGCCCTCTTCTTCGGCGACCGGTACATCAACCATCCGGACCACCTCGCGGCGGGGAAGGTGGCGCTCGAAGCGGTTTTCCCCTGCGCGGAGATGGAGCTCCTGTGGCCCGGAGCGGGCCTTCCGCACAAGGTCCACGCCGTCTACGTCAGCTCGACCGCCGCTCCCGACACCTGGGTCGACGTGACGGAGACGATCGACGTGAAGATCGCGGCGCTGTCGGCGCACCAGAGCCAGCTGGGGGACCGGGACATCTCCCCCATGATCCTCGAGTGGGCGAGGGACGAAGCGCTTCGCGCCCAGGCGGGCAAGGCAGCCGGAAAAAAGGACACGGGCCGGTCGAAGTACGCGGAGGCGTTCCGCGTCATGCGGCTGATGAGGGAATAGATATAAGGCTGGATGCCGGTGTGTGGGTTGTTGGCACGGAAAGCGCACGCAACAGCAGGGTCCGGCGCAGCCGAAGGGTGAGTTCCGCAGGCCCAGCGCTTTCCGGGATCGAAGCACTATATGGTCGGTGAGTTACTCCGTGACGCGGTTCTTGAGGTGCCTCCGGACGTACCAGACGACTCCCGCCACCAGGATCGCGCCGATCAGCAGGTCGAACCGGTGGAAATATTCCCGCAGGGTCGGCCATTTTTCCCCGAGCATCATCCCGAGGTACGCCAGCCCCAGGCACCACGGAAACGACCCGGCGAAGGTGTAGAGAAGGAACCGCTTCATGTCCATCCGCGCCACCCCGGCGGGGAAGGCGATGAAGGTGCGGATCACGGGGAGCAGGCGCGCGAAGAACACGGTCGCCTCGCCGTGGCGGGTGAACCATCGGTCGGCCAGGTCGAGATCGTGGCGGGACATGAGGATGTACTTCCCGTACTTCTCTATGAGGGGACGGCCGCCGTACATCCCGAGGTAGTACGCCGGGATCGATCCCACGATGCAGCCGAGGGTGCCGGCCAGCGACACGGCCAAGAGGGAGTGTTCCCCCTTGTAAACGAGGTACCCGGAGAACGGCATGATCACTTCGGACGGCAGGGGGATGCACGCCGACTCGATCGCCATCAACAGGACGATGCCGGGAAGCCCGAGGGAGGAAATGACGAAGATGACGAAGCCCGCGAGGGCTTCGAGGACGCGCGTTACCAAGGGGTCACTCCCGGGCGCAGGGATGACAACGTTGCGCCTTACCCTACCGTGATGAACGGCGGGCCGATGGAGAGGGTCGGCTGGGCGTCTCCGACCGGCACCCCCTGGCCGTCCTTGCCGCACGTTCCGATGCCGAATCCGAGGTCCGATCCGACGCGGTCGATCATCGAGAGGACCTCGGGGCCGTTCCCCGTGATCGTCGCTCCGCGGACCGGCTCTCCGCGTTTCCCGCCTTCGATCCGGTACCCCTCCGCCACCTCGAACATGAAGTCGCCGGTGACGGTGTTCACCTGACCGCCTCCCATCTTGACGACCTGCAACCCCCGGTCGGCGGCGGCAAGGATCTCCTCCGGAGGCGTTCCGCCGGGAAGGATGAGCGTGTTCGTCATGCGTGGGATCGGTTTGTGCCGGTACGACTCCCGGCGGCCGTTCCCCGTGGGGGCGACGCCGTCCTTCATCGCCGACAGGCGGTCGTGGAGAAATCCCTTCAGGATCCCGCCGTCGACCAGCAAGGTCCGCTGCCCGGGTGTCCCTTCGTCGTCGATCCCGAACGAGCCGCGCTTCCCGGGGACGGTGGCGTCGTCGGCGATGGAGACCAGCGGGCTCCCGATCCGCTCCCCCAGTTTCTCCTTGTAGACCGACATTCCCCGCCGGGCGAGGTCGGCCTCCAGGCCGTGACCGACCGCCTCGTGGACCATCGTCCCTCCCGCCTCGGAGGAGAGGACGACCGGCATCCTCCCGCCGGGGAGTTTCGCCGCGTGGAGCGTCCGCACCGCCCTCCCCGCGGCCTTGCGCGCAAGAAGCGAAGGAACCCCGCCGTCGAGAAACTCGAGCCCCTCGGTCCCTCCCGCCGATTCGTATCCCATCGTCAGGCCGTCGCCGTCCCCCGCCACGGCCTGTACGGCGAGGACGCAGTACGTCTGTTCCTCGCGGACGAAGATGCCGGGGTGGGCGACCACTTCGATGCGTCGCAGCGACTCCGACCAGGTCGCCCGGACCTGGCGCACCTCACGGGAAAATTCCCTCGCGATCCGGTCGACCTCCCGCACCAGCGCGACCTTCTCACCGATCCCCCGCGCGGCCGGCGGCACGCGGACGACGGTCGGTCCGCGGACCGCCCGTGCCGACGCGGGAAGCGTCGCGGCGACCCCGTCCCCTTCCGCATAACGGGAGAGGTCGTTCGAAAGGGCGAGAAGGGATTCGGCCGACAGGTCGTTCGTGTAGGCGTAATACGTCTTTCCCCGGAAGAGGAGGCGAACGCCGATCCCCGCGTCGGTCCCCGAAACGACCCGTTCGATCCGGCCATCCTCCATGAGGACCGTGAGGGCCCGGGCTTCCTCGAAAAACAGTTCCCCGTGCTCGCCGCCGCGGGACAGCAGCGCGGAGAGGATTCTCGAAACGGGCAAATCGGAGAGCGCTGCGGCCTCGGACATCGGACCTCCTCGCGGTTTCCAGGGTAGTGAGTATATAATACAAACCATTGATATTTTTCCGGAGGAACGGATGCGAATTCTCGTCGCCACGGGGGCCTTGGCCCTTCTTCTTTTTCTCGCCCCGGCAGGGGCGTCAAAGGCGTATGCCCGCCCGATGGGGCCCCGGTACGAGGCCCGCGCCTATGCTTCCTTTCTCGCCGGATATCTCGACTCCCGGGAGGGGAACCTCGACAACGCTCTCCTGTCGTACAGGAAGGCGCTGAAGTACGCCGGGGACGAGCCCGACATCCTTTACGAGATCGCCAATGTCCTCGTGAAGAAGGGTCGGCTCCCCGAGGCCCGCGCGGAGCTGGAAAAGGCTCTGAAGGTGGACGAGGGGCACACACAGTCGCGGTACCTTCTGGCCGGAATCCTCGCCGCATCGGGCGAACGTGAAAAGGCCCTTGCCGAATACGGCCGCGTCTTGAAGGAGGACCCGGAGAACGATGGGGCGTACCTCCACGTCGCCACCCTCCACGCGGAGCGGGGGGAACTTTCCCAAGCCGAGGCTGTCCTCGACCAGCTGATCGCCCGGAACCCCGATTTCTACCTTGCGTACTATTACCGGGGTCGGCTCCTCGCCGCCCGGAAAAAATTCGACGAGGCCCTGGCCGACTACGACAAGGCCCTCTCGGTGGCCCCGGGCTTCGACGCAGCCCTCCTCGAATCCGGCGCGGTTCTCGAGATCCTCGGCAGGAACGCGGAGGCGGAGGAGCGCTACAGGAGTGCGCTCCAGTCCTCTCCGAACAACCCGTTCATCCGGGACCGGCTCGGCCGCCTGCTGATCCGGGAGAAGAAGATCGACCAGGCGGTGGACCAGTACGAGGAGTTGAAGAAGCTCTCCGACGCCAACCCCGACGTCCGCACGAAGCTGGGTCTTCTTTACCTCGATCGCGACCGGTTCGACGACGCGATCAACGAGTTCACCTTTGTTCTCGCGTCCGACCCGGGGAACACGCAGGTGCGCTTTTTCCTGGGGACGGCGTACGAGGAGAAGGGCGCCTTGCCGGAGGCCGAGGAGGCGTTCCGGAAGGTTCCCGAGGGCGACCCGGTCTACCGGGATGCGATGCTCCACCTTTCCATGCTCCTGTCGCGGCAGAAAAAGCCGGATGAGGCGATCGAGGTCGTCCGGAAACTTCGGGAGAAGAGCCCCGGCGACGTAGAGCTGATGATCTTCCTCGCCGGCCAGCTCGAGGGGGCGAAGCGGTACGAAGAGGCGCTGGCCGTGGCCACCGAGGCGACCGAAAAAGCCCCGGAAAACCCCGCCGCGTGGTTCTCGCTCGGGGTGATCCAGGACAAGCTGGGCAAGCTCGACCAGGTGATCACCTCGATGGAAAAGGTGATCTCCCTCGACCCGAAGCATGCCACCGCTCTCAATTACCTCGGCTACACCTTCGCGGATCGGAACATGCGCCTTCCCGAGGCGGAGAAGCTCATCCTGCGGGCGCTGGAGATCCGCCCCGAAGACGGGTACTTCCTCGACAGCCTCGCGTGGGTCCACTTCCGTGAAGGCAATTACCGGCGGGCCGAAGAAGAGCTCCTCCGGGCGCTGAAGACCGTCCCCGACGATCCCGTCGTCCTTGAGCACCTCGGGGATGTCCTGCATGCCCAGGGTAGAGACGGAGAGGCGGCCGCCCAGTTCGAGAAGGCGATCGCGAAAGGCCACGAGAAGCCGGACGAAGTGAGGGCGAAGCTCCAACGCCTGCGCAAGGCGCGGCCTTCCGGGAAGTGAGATTCAAGCGGTGGGGCAGCACCAAGCTGCCACTGCGGGTCGTCGCGCCCCTCCCGGTGATCCTTTTGCTTTGCGGCTGCGCCCCGTCGCGGACGATCGTCTCGGGCCAGGAAGCGGACCGCGCGGAGCGGTTCTTCGCCGGACTCCCCGGACGGGTCGTTTTTCCCGTCAAGGCGTCGTTTTCCGGGACCGTGGTGCCCGTCGCGGGGGGCGCCGTCCCCTTCGTGGCGGGAGTATCCGCGACCTCGCCGGAAGAGGAGACGGTAGGCCTGTACGATCCCCTCGGGCGCGCGGTGGCGTTTCTGGCGAATGACGGCCGCCACGTGGCGATCTCCCGTGGTCCGGCGGCGGACCTTGCCGGGTTCCACGGAGCGGCACCCCTTGACACGGGTCCCGTGTCGCTGGCCCGGATCCTCTCCGGGGCCCCAGGCTACACGGTGACGGCCGCGGAGGCGGCGCGGTACAAAGACGGCGCCTGGTCGCTTTCCGACGGCCGCCAGTCGCTTCGCTCCGACCCGGGGCGGCGGTTTCTCGCCGGCGCCGAATACCGGGTTCCCGGGATGCGCGTCACGGTCGACTACCCCGGGCGGGAGTCCGCGGATCCGCCGGAGCGGATCGTCCTGTCGGTCCGGGGAGCGAAGTTCACGCTGCGGAGGGATCCGGAATGAGGGCACCGTTGCGGCGGGTCGTTTTTCCATCGATCGCGCTGTTTCTCCTGCTCGCCGCCTGCGGCGGTGGAAAGCCGGAGAGCGCGGGGAAGGGAACGTCCGTCCCCGACGTCCCGGCGTACGGGGACGCCATCGTCGAGGGGAGCATCGGGGACGTGAGCGGCTTCCTCGCCGCGGTCACGACCGACGCCTCCTCCCATGAAGCGGCGGGCTACATCTTCAACGGGCTGGTCCGGTACGACAAGGATCTGAAGCTCGAAGGGGAACTCGCCGAATCGTGGGAGATTTCCCCCGACGGAAAGCGGATCACCTTCCACCTCCGGAAAGGGGTGAAGTGGCACGACGGGACCCCCTTTACCTCGGACGACGTGATGTTCACGTACCGGCGGATGATCGACCCGCGCACTCCCACCGCCTACGGGGAGGATTTCAAGCAGGTCAAGCGCGCCGCCGCCCCCGACCCGTACACCTTCGTGGTGGAGTACGCCCGCCCCTTCGCCCCCGCGCTGGCGTCGTGGGGGATGCACGTCCTGCCGAAGCACCTGCTGGAGAACCATCCGGACATCTCGAAGAGCCCGCTGAACAAGAATCCGGTCGGGACCGGGCCGTACCGGTTCGTCGAGTGGAAGACCGGGGAAAAGGTCGTCTTCGACGCCAACCCGGACTACTTCGAGGGGAGGCCGTACATCGCCCGCGTGATCACGCGGGTCATCCCCGACCAGGCGACGATGTTCCTCGAGCTCAAATCCGGCGGCGTGGACACCATGGTGCTCACGCCGCCGCAATATGTGCGTCAGACCGATACGGCCGAGTTCAGGAAATCGTTCAACAAGTACAAGTACACGTCGTCGGGGTACACGTACCTCGGGTTCCGCCTTTCCCACCCCTTCTTCAAGGACAGGCGGGTTCGGCAGGCGATCGCCCACGCGGCCGACAAGAAGGCCCTGATCGACGGGGTCCTCCTGGGCCTGGGACAGGAGGCGACGGGACCGTACAAGCCCGGGACCTGGGCCTATAACCCGAACGTCCGGAAATACCCCCACGACCCGGTGCGGGCGAAGGCGCTGCTCGCCGAGGCGGGATGGAAGGAAAAGGACGGGGTGCTTGTGAAGGACGGGCAGCCGTTCGAGTTCACGGTGCTCACGAACGCGGGGAACGACGCGCGGGCCAAGACGGCGGCGATCCTGCAGCAGAACCTCGCAGAAGTCGGCATCCGGATGAAGATCCGGACCGTGGAGTGGGCGGCTTTCATCAACGAGTTCATCGACAAGCGGAAGTTCGACGCGGTCATCCTCGGGTGGAACATCACTCCCGATCCGGACCAGTTCGACATCTGGCACTCCTCCAAGACGGGCCCCAAGGAACTGAACCACGTCGGGTTCGCAAACCCCGAGGTGGACCGCCTTCTCGACGAGGGACGCAGGACGTTCGACCTCGAGATGCGGAAAAAAGCGTACTTCCGGATCCAGGAGATCCTGGCCGAGGAGCAGCCGTACGTGTTCCTTTATGTCCCGGAGGCGCTGCCCGTGGTGCACAACCGGTTCCACGGCATCGTGCCGGCCCCGGCCGGCATCACGTACAACTTCATCAAATGGTACGTCCCGGCGGGGCTCCAGAAGCACCGGGTCCAGCCGTAAACCGACGGGGACGCGATGCTCCGGTATATCGCGCGCCGGCTCCTGCTGACCGTTCCCCTCCTTGTCGGGATCAGCCTCGTCTCGTTCCTCATGATGCATATGGCTCCCGGGGGGCCGATCGGCGCGGGGACCGACCTCAACCCGAAAGCGACGGCCGAGTCGCGGGCGCGGCTCAAGGCGTATTACGGCCTCGACCAGCCGCTCCACGTCCAGTACGGACGGTGGCTTGGCCGGATGGCGACGCTGGATTTCGGCGACAGCTTCTCGCCGGACGGGCGGCCGGTGGCGGAGAAGATCAAGGAACGGATCCCGATCACGCTGACGATCAACGTCCTGTCGATGGGGCTCATCTTCCTGGTGGCCATTCCCGTGGGCGTTTACTCGGCGGTGCGAAGGGGGTCTCTCTTCGACCGGATCTCCACGGTGGCCGTCTTCACCGGGTTCGCCATCCCCACCTTCTGGCTCGCCCTGCTGCTGATGATCCTCTTCGGGGTGAAGCTCGGATGGCTCCCGATCTCCGGGATCTCGTCGATGGACTACGGGTCGTTCGGGACGCTCGGGAAGATCGCCGATCGCGCGCGGCACCTGCTCCTCCCCGTTCTGCTGGCGGGGTTCGGAGGGCTGGCGGGGATGTCGCGGTACATGCGGTCGAACATGCTCGAGGTGATCCGCCAGGACTACGTCGCCACCGCCCGTGCCAAGGGGCTTCCCGAGGGGACGGTCGTCTTCCGCCACGCGATGCGCAACGCCCTCCTGCCGGTGATCACGATCCTCGGCCTGTCGGTTCCCGACCTGCTCGGGGGCTCGGTGATCTTCGAAACGATCTTCGCGATCCCGGGGATGGGTCAACTGTTCTACCAGGGGGTGATGTCGCGGGACTACCCCCTGATCATGGGGATCCTGACGATCGGCGCGTTCCTCACGCTCCTCGGGAACCTGCTGGCGGACGTGGGGTACGCCCTCGCCGATCCGCGGATCCGGCAAGGGTGAGCCGTTGAACGGGGCTCCGGGCATCGGGCGCGACTTCGCGCGACGGATTCTCCGGAACCGGCTCGCGGCGGCGGGCGGCGCGGTCATCCTCTTCTTCTTCCTCGTATCGGCGCTTCCGGGCCTCTTCGCCTCGCACGAGCCGAACCGGATCGACATCGTGAACATCCTGCGCCCTCCCTCGGCGGCGCACCCTCTCGGGACGGACGACCTCGGACGGGACGTCCTCGCCCGGGTCGTTTACGGCGCCCGCGTCTCCCTGAAGGTCGGGTTCGTCGCGGTCGGGATCGCCACCGCGCTGGGGCTGCTCGTGGGGCTTCTGTCGGGCTTCTACGGCGGGTGGATCGACGCGGTCCTGATGCGGTTCGTCGACATGATGCTCTGCTTCCCGACCTTCTTCCTCATCCTGTCGGTCATCGCCTTCCTCGAGCCGTCGATCTGGAACATCATGGCGGTCATCGGACTGACCGGCTGGATGGGGGTGGCGCGCCTGGTCCGGGCCGAGACTCTTTCGATCAAGGAGCGCGACTTCGTCGCGGCGGCGCGGACGCAGGGAGCCGGCGACGCCCGGATCATCTTCCGTCATGTCCTCCCCAATACGCTGGCGCCGATCCTGGTGGCGGCCACGCTTGGGGTGGCGGGGGCGATCCTCACCGAATCGGCGCTGTCGTTCCTCGGGATCGGCGTGCAGCCGCCGACCCCCTCGTGGGGGAACATCCTCACGTCGGGGAAGGACAACATCGAGTACGCGTGGTGGCTCTCCCTCTTCCCGGGGCTCGCGATCCTGTTCACCGTGCTCGGTTACAACCTGCTGGGCGAGGGGATCCGCGACGCCGCGGACCCGCGCCTGAAAGGAAGATAACCGATGCCGGAGACGCTGCTCGAGGTTCGGGGGCTGCGGCTCTCCTTCGCGACGGAGAAGGGTACCGTTCGCGCCCTCTTCGGCGTCTCCTTCTCCGTCGCTCCCGCGGAAACGGTGGGTCTGGTCGGCGAGTCGGGGTGCGGAAAGACGGTCACGGCGTTGTCGATTCTCCGGCTCCTGTCGTCCCCTCCCGCCGTCGTCGAGGGCGGGGAGATCCGGTTCCGCGGCGAGGATCTGCTCGCCCTCCCTGAGAAGCGGATGTGCGGTGTGCGGGGAAAATCGATTTCGATGATCTTCCAGGAGCCGATGTCGTCCCTGAACCCCGTGCTGACGGTGGGGGAGCAGGTCGCCGAGGTGTTCACGGCGCACAAGGCGTGCGGAAAACGGGAGGCGGCGGTGCGCGCGGTGGAGTGGCTCCGCAAGGTCCACATGCCGGATCCGGAACGGCGGGCGCGGGAGTACCCGCATCAGTTGAGCGGTGGGATGCGGCAGCGGGCGATGATCGCGATGGCGCTGGCCCTCGAGCCGGCGCTCCTCATCGCCGACGAGCCGACCACGGCGCTCGACGTGACGATCCAGGCGCAGATCCTCTCGCTGCTGCGGGAGCTGCGGGAGCGGGAG
Proteins encoded in this region:
- a CDS encoding PIG-L deacetylase family protein, which encodes MPRFDGGYVPRSAMAIYAHPDDIEFTIAGTIAKWARAGCEVTFVLITSGNAGTHDRKFTRKSLARVREREERESARILGAARVVFLHHGDCELVPTLALRKELVRRIRRHRPEVVLCNDPQALFFGDRYINHPDHLAAGKVALEAVFPCAEMELLWPGAGLPHKVHAVYVSSTAAPDTWVDVTETIDVKIAALSAHQSQLGDRDISPMILEWARDEALRAQAGKAAGKKDTGRSKYAEAFRVMRLMRE
- a CDS encoding DedA family protein translates to MVTRVLEALAGFVIFVISSLGLPGIVLLMAIESACIPLPSEVIMPFSGYLVYKGEHSLLAVSLAGTLGCIVGSIPAYYLGMYGGRPLIEKYGKYILMSRHDLDLADRWFTRHGEATVFFARLLPVIRTFIAFPAGVARMDMKRFLLYTFAGSFPWCLGLAYLGMMLGEKWPTLREYFHRFDLLIGAILVAGVVWYVRRHLKNRVTE
- a CDS encoding TldD/PmbA family protein: MSEAAALSDLPVSRILSALLSRGGEHGELFFEEARALTVLMEDGRIERVVSGTDAGIGVRLLFRGKTYYAYTNDLSAESLLALSNDLSRYAEGDGVAATLPASARAVRGPTVVRVPPAARGIGEKVALVREVDRIAREFSREVRQVRATWSESLRRIEVVAHPGIFVREEQTYCVLAVQAVAGDGDGLTMGYESAGGTEGLEFLDGGVPSLLARKAAGRAVRTLHAAKLPGGRMPVVLSSEAGGTMVHEAVGHGLEADLARRGMSVYKEKLGERIGSPLVSIADDATVPGKRGSFGIDDEGTPGQRTLLVDGGILKGFLHDRLSAMKDGVAPTGNGRRESYRHKPIPRMTNTLILPGGTPPEEILAAADRGLQVVKMGGGQVNTVTGDFMFEVAEGYRIEGGKRGEPVRGATITGNGPEVLSMIDRVGSDLGFGIGTCGKDGQGVPVGDAQPTLSIGPPFITVG
- a CDS encoding tetratricopeptide repeat protein, translating into MRILVATGALALLLFLAPAGASKAYARPMGPRYEARAYASFLAGYLDSREGNLDNALLSYRKALKYAGDEPDILYEIANVLVKKGRLPEARAELEKALKVDEGHTQSRYLLAGILAASGEREKALAEYGRVLKEDPENDGAYLHVATLHAERGELSQAEAVLDQLIARNPDFYLAYYYRGRLLAARKKFDEALADYDKALSVAPGFDAALLESGAVLEILGRNAEAEERYRSALQSSPNNPFIRDRLGRLLIREKKIDQAVDQYEELKKLSDANPDVRTKLGLLYLDRDRFDDAINEFTFVLASDPGNTQVRFFLGTAYEEKGALPEAEEAFRKVPEGDPVYRDAMLHLSMLLSRQKKPDEAIEVVRKLREKSPGDVELMIFLAGQLEGAKRYEEALAVATEATEKAPENPAAWFSLGVIQDKLGKLDQVITSMEKVISLDPKHATALNYLGYTFADRNMRLPEAEKLILRALEIRPEDGYFLDSLAWVHFREGNYRRAEEELLRALKTVPDDPVVLEHLGDVLHAQGRDGEAAAQFEKAIAKGHEKPDEVRAKLQRLRKARPSGK
- a CDS encoding peptide-binding protein, which translates into the protein MRAPLRRVVFPSIALFLLLAACGGGKPESAGKGTSVPDVPAYGDAIVEGSIGDVSGFLAAVTTDASSHEAAGYIFNGLVRYDKDLKLEGELAESWEISPDGKRITFHLRKGVKWHDGTPFTSDDVMFTYRRMIDPRTPTAYGEDFKQVKRAAAPDPYTFVVEYARPFAPALASWGMHVLPKHLLENHPDISKSPLNKNPVGTGPYRFVEWKTGEKVVFDANPDYFEGRPYIARVITRVIPDQATMFLELKSGGVDTMVLTPPQYVRQTDTAEFRKSFNKYKYTSSGYTYLGFRLSHPFFKDRRVRQAIAHAADKKALIDGVLLGLGQEATGPYKPGTWAYNPNVRKYPHDPVRAKALLAEAGWKEKDGVLVKDGQPFEFTVLTNAGNDARAKTAAILQQNLAEVGIRMKIRTVEWAAFINEFIDKRKFDAVILGWNITPDPDQFDIWHSSKTGPKELNHVGFANPEVDRLLDEGRRTFDLEMRKKAYFRIQEILAEEQPYVFLYVPEALPVVHNRFHGIVPAPAGITYNFIKWYVPAGLQKHRVQP
- a CDS encoding ABC transporter permease, translated to MLRYIARRLLLTVPLLVGISLVSFLMMHMAPGGPIGAGTDLNPKATAESRARLKAYYGLDQPLHVQYGRWLGRMATLDFGDSFSPDGRPVAEKIKERIPITLTINVLSMGLIFLVAIPVGVYSAVRRGSLFDRISTVAVFTGFAIPTFWLALLLMILFGVKLGWLPISGISSMDYGSFGTLGKIADRARHLLLPVLLAGFGGLAGMSRYMRSNMLEVIRQDYVATARAKGLPEGTVVFRHAMRNALLPVITILGLSVPDLLGGSVIFETIFAIPGMGQLFYQGVMSRDYPLIMGILTIGAFLTLLGNLLADVGYALADPRIRQG
- a CDS encoding ABC transporter permease, whose amino-acid sequence is MNGAPGIGRDFARRILRNRLAAAGGAVILFFFLVSALPGLFASHEPNRIDIVNILRPPSAAHPLGTDDLGRDVLARVVYGARVSLKVGFVAVGIATALGLLVGLLSGFYGGWIDAVLMRFVDMMLCFPTFFLILSVIAFLEPSIWNIMAVIGLTGWMGVARLVRAETLSIKERDFVAAARTQGAGDARIIFRHVLPNTLAPILVAATLGVAGAILTESALSFLGIGVQPPTPSWGNILTSGKDNIEYAWWLSLFPGLAILFTVLGYNLLGEGIRDAADPRLKGR
- a CDS encoding ABC transporter ATP-binding protein: MPETLLEVRGLRLSFATEKGTVRALFGVSFSVAPAETVGLVGESGCGKTVTALSILRLLSSPPAVVEGGEIRFRGEDLLALPEKRMCGVRGKSISMIFQEPMSSLNPVLTVGEQVAEVFTAHKACGKREAAVRAVEWLRKVHMPDPERRAREYPHQLSGGMRQRAMIAMALALEPALLIADEPTTALDVTIQAQILSLLRELRERE